A genome region from Sphingobium sp. CR2-8 includes the following:
- a CDS encoding glutaminase — MDLAHVIEDIVAAIARQDDRGTVASYIPELASIDPAQFGIAIATADGRLLTGGDADTGFSIQSVSKVFALTLALGKVGDQLWSRVGREPSGNAFNSIVQLEREEGIPRNPFINAGAIVVADVNLGGHQPRVAIGEMLRFVRYLAGDDTIAINEDVAASETATGYRNMALANYMRAFDNVRHPVDLVLGNYIHQCAIEMSCRQLALAGRYLMLDGRHPDGGRVVSPSRARRINALMLTCGHYDASGDFAFRVGIPGKSGVGGGILAIVPGRASIAVWSPGLNENGNSMLGTQALEILARRTGWSVFSPPEEGD, encoded by the coding sequence ATGGACCTTGCGCATGTGATCGAAGACATCGTGGCCGCCATCGCGCGGCAGGACGACCGCGGCACGGTGGCGAGCTACATTCCCGAACTCGCCAGCATCGATCCGGCCCAATTCGGCATCGCCATCGCAACGGCGGATGGCCGCCTCCTGACCGGTGGCGACGCCGACACCGGTTTTTCGATCCAGTCGGTGTCGAAGGTGTTCGCGCTGACCCTGGCACTGGGCAAGGTCGGCGACCAGCTATGGAGCCGCGTCGGGCGCGAGCCGTCAGGCAACGCCTTCAACTCGATCGTCCAGCTGGAGCGGGAGGAGGGCATCCCGCGCAACCCCTTCATCAATGCAGGGGCTATCGTGGTCGCGGACGTCAATCTGGGCGGCCATCAGCCCCGCGTCGCCATCGGCGAGATGCTGCGCTTCGTCCGCTATCTGGCGGGCGACGACACGATCGCCATCAACGAAGATGTCGCCGCATCCGAAACTGCCACCGGCTATCGCAACATGGCGCTCGCCAATTATATGCGCGCCTTCGACAATGTGCGTCATCCCGTCGATCTGGTGCTGGGCAATTATATCCATCAATGCGCGATCGAGATGAGCTGTCGGCAACTCGCGCTCGCCGGTCGCTACCTGATGCTGGATGGCCGCCATCCCGATGGGGGCAGGGTGGTGTCGCCCAGCCGCGCCCGCCGCATCAACGCGCTGATGCTGACCTGCGGCCATTATGACGCCTCGGGCGACTTCGCCTTTCGTGTTGGCATTCCCGGCAAGTCCGGGGTGGGCGGTGGCATCCTCGCCATCGTGCCCGGCCGCGCGTCGATCGCGGTCTGGTCGCCGGGCCTGAACGAAAATGGCAACAGCATGCTTGGCACTCAGGCGCTGGAGATATTGGCGCGCCGCACCGGCTGGTCTGTCTTCAGCCCGCCGGAAGAGGGAGATTAG
- a CDS encoding DUF2306 domain-containing protein translates to MTGIASTTQANALAPDRYERFLTVCSIILLAVVLTAMGRGYGQWSHVHPVIWLHLLTILVALGLTPIILSGRRGDRLHRCLGWIWSASLFMTAIDSFLLRAPGGGFGIIHLLSVFTLIQVPVIIISARRHNVKRHRRAVRGMVTGALLIAGFFTFPFDRLLGHWLFS, encoded by the coding sequence ATGACCGGCATTGCATCGACAACGCAAGCGAACGCGCTTGCGCCAGACCGTTATGAAAGGTTCCTGACCGTCTGTTCGATCATCCTTCTGGCGGTCGTCCTGACCGCCATGGGACGGGGCTACGGGCAGTGGTCGCATGTTCACCCCGTCATCTGGCTGCATCTGCTGACCATATTGGTGGCGCTGGGACTGACACCGATCATCCTGTCGGGCCGACGCGGGGACAGGCTGCATCGTTGTCTGGGCTGGATATGGAGCGCGTCGCTGTTTATGACGGCGATAGACAGTTTTCTGCTGCGTGCGCCCGGTGGCGGCTTCGGTATCATCCATCTGCTGTCGGTTTTCACCCTGATCCAGGTGCCCGTCATCATCATCAGCGCACGGCGACACAATGTGAAGCGTCATCGCCGCGCCGTGCGTGGCATGGTGACGGGCGCCTTGCTGATCGCCGGATTTTTCACCTTTCCGTTCGATCGACTGTTGGGCCATTGGCTGTTTTCCTGA
- a CDS encoding MucR family transcriptional regulator — MTDETAQNELLITLTSDIVAAHVANNSVSVGDVANLITSVHSALTGLNASVEPVDEKPKGAVSVRASIKQDHLVSMIDGKPYKMLKRHIQQNGYTPESYRETFGLPKDYPLTAPSYSAQRKELAVKIGLGRKPGQSKKADAPAPKVSAKKAASKPVTPE, encoded by the coding sequence ATGACCGACGAAACTGCACAAAATGAACTTCTAATCACTTTAACCAGTGATATCGTTGCGGCCCACGTTGCCAACAACAGTGTATCGGTTGGCGATGTCGCCAATCTCATCACCAGCGTTCACAGCGCACTTACCGGTTTGAATGCTTCGGTAGAACCTGTTGATGAGAAGCCCAAAGGGGCAGTTTCGGTTCGGGCTTCGATAAAGCAGGACCATCTTGTGTCGATGATCGATGGCAAGCCCTACAAGATGCTCAAGCGCCATATCCAGCAGAATGGATATACACCGGAAAGCTATAGGGAGACTTTTGGCCTTCCGAAAGATTATCCCCTGACTGCCCCGTCCTATTCTGCGCAGCGGAAGGAACTGGCTGTTAAGATTGGTCTTGGTCGCAAGCCGGGACAGAGCAAGAAAGCCGATGCGCCAGCGCCCAAGGTGTCTGCAAAGAAGGCTGCTTCCAAGCCGGTAACTCCCGAGTAA
- the alaS gene encoding alanine--tRNA ligase has translation MTSTNDIRRSFLDYFGANGHTIVPSAPLVPHNDPTLMFVNAGMVPFKNVFTGLETRPYKTATSSQKSVRAGGKHNDLDNVGYTARHHTFFEMLGNFSFGDYFKEQAITHAWTLLTKEWGLPADKLTATVYHTDDEAFDLWKKIAGLPDHRIIRIPTKDNFWAMGDSGPCGPCSEIFYDHGDHIWGGPPGSPEEDGDRFVEIWNLVFMQYEQEANEIVSELPKPSIDTGMGLERIAAVMQGVHNNYDTDTFKALIEESAAITRTATDGEFQASHRVIADHLRSTSFLIADGVLPASEGRGYVLRRIMRRAMRHAHIIGAKDPLMYRLVSSLVSEMGGAFPELVRAQPLIEETLLREETRFRKTLENGLRLLDEATTGLSEGASLPGETAFKLYDTYGFPYDLTEDALRTQGLSVDRAGFDAAMAEQKAAARAAWKGSGEKASDEIWYDIAETFGTSEFVGYASTQGEGEVQAIVKDGARVDSATVGDTVAIITNQTPFYGESGGQNGDAGTITSLGGLTAQVSDTAKPLGRLHAHQATISAGSIKVGDTVQLTVDVERRDRIRANHSATHLLHAALRKELGGHVTQKGSMVAAERLRFDFSHPEALTHAQIAKVEADVNAQIRHNEEVTTRLMTPDDAIGAGAMALFGEKYGDEVRVLSMGKGDDNHYSVELCGGTHVRATGDIALFKIVSESAVSSGVRRIEALTGEAARLWLIDRDDKLRQTAAALKTSPDEVPARIAALVEQSRKLERELADAKKALALGGGSGAAPVGPEQVGAVSFLGHVIDGLDPKELRGIVDGNKKTLGSGISAVLAVVEGRATIAVGVTDDLVASISAVDLVRVGVEALGGKGGGGRPDMAQGGGPDGDKAQAAIDAVKAALASVPA, from the coding sequence ATGACCTCGACCAACGACATTCGCCGCTCTTTCCTCGACTATTTCGGGGCCAACGGCCACACCATCGTCCCGTCCGCGCCGCTGGTGCCGCACAACGACCCGACGCTGATGTTCGTCAATGCGGGCATGGTGCCGTTCAAGAATGTCTTCACGGGTCTGGAAACGCGCCCCTACAAGACCGCGACGTCATCCCAGAAGTCGGTCCGCGCGGGTGGCAAGCATAACGACCTCGACAATGTCGGCTATACCGCGCGCCATCATACCTTCTTCGAAATGCTGGGTAATTTCAGCTTCGGCGACTATTTCAAGGAACAGGCGATCACCCACGCCTGGACCCTGCTGACCAAGGAATGGGGCCTGCCTGCGGACAAGCTGACGGCGACCGTCTACCATACGGACGACGAGGCGTTCGACCTGTGGAAGAAAATTGCCGGCCTGCCCGATCACCGGATCATCCGTATCCCCACCAAGGATAATTTCTGGGCGATGGGCGACAGCGGCCCCTGCGGCCCTTGCTCGGAAATCTTCTACGACCATGGCGATCATATCTGGGGCGGCCCTCCGGGTTCGCCGGAGGAAGATGGCGACCGCTTCGTCGAAATCTGGAACCTCGTCTTCATGCAATATGAGCAGGAAGCCAACGAGATCGTCTCTGAACTGCCCAAGCCCAGCATCGACACCGGCATGGGTCTGGAACGCATCGCCGCCGTCATGCAGGGCGTGCATAACAATTACGACACGGACACGTTCAAGGCGTTGATCGAGGAATCCGCTGCGATCACCCGCACCGCCACGGATGGCGAGTTCCAGGCCAGCCACCGCGTCATCGCCGATCACCTCCGCTCGACCAGCTTCCTGATCGCGGACGGCGTCCTGCCCGCCAGCGAGGGGCGCGGCTACGTACTGCGTCGCATCATGCGCCGCGCCATGCGCCACGCGCACATCATCGGCGCGAAAGACCCGCTGATGTACCGTCTCGTCTCCAGCCTCGTCTCCGAAATGGGCGGGGCCTTCCCCGAACTCGTCCGCGCCCAGCCGCTGATCGAGGAAACATTGCTGCGCGAGGAAACCCGCTTCCGCAAGACGCTGGAAAACGGCCTGCGCTTGCTGGACGAAGCGACCACCGGCCTGTCCGAAGGCGCGTCCCTGCCGGGCGAAACCGCGTTCAAACTCTACGACACCTATGGCTTCCCCTATGACCTGACCGAAGACGCGCTGCGCACCCAGGGCCTGTCGGTCGACCGCGCCGGTTTCGACGCCGCCATGGCCGAACAGAAGGCCGCCGCGCGCGCCGCCTGGAAGGGGTCGGGCGAAAAGGCGTCGGATGAAATCTGGTACGACATCGCCGAAACATTCGGCACGTCCGAGTTCGTCGGCTACGCCTCCACCCAGGGCGAAGGCGAAGTGCAGGCCATCGTCAAGGACGGCGCGCGCGTCGATAGCGCCACGGTGGGCGACACGGTCGCGATCATCACCAACCAGACGCCCTTCTATGGCGAAAGCGGCGGCCAGAATGGCGACGCGGGCACGATCACGTCGCTGGGCGGCCTGACGGCGCAAGTGTCGGACACCGCCAAGCCGCTCGGTCGCCTCCACGCCCATCAGGCGACGATCAGCGCAGGCAGCATCAAGGTCGGCGACACCGTCCAGCTGACCGTCGACGTCGAACGCCGCGACCGCATCCGCGCCAATCACAGCGCTACCCATCTGCTCCATGCCGCGCTGCGCAAAGAACTGGGCGGCCATGTGACGCAGAAGGGCAGCATGGTCGCCGCCGAGCGCCTGCGCTTCGACTTCTCCCATCCCGAAGCCCTGACCCACGCCCAGATCGCGAAGGTGGAGGCGGACGTGAACGCGCAAATCCGCCATAATGAGGAGGTCACGACCCGCCTCATGACCCCGGACGACGCGATCGGTGCAGGCGCGATGGCGCTGTTCGGCGAAAAATATGGCGACGAAGTCCGCGTCCTTTCGATGGGGAAGGGGGACGACAATCATTATTCGGTCGAACTGTGCGGCGGCACCCATGTCCGCGCGACCGGCGACATCGCCCTGTTCAAGATCGTGTCGGAAAGCGCCGTCTCCAGCGGCGTCCGCCGGATCGAGGCGCTGACCGGCGAAGCCGCGCGCCTGTGGCTGATCGATCGCGACGACAAGCTGCGCCAGACCGCCGCTGCGCTCAAGACGTCGCCGGACGAGGTCCCCGCCCGCATCGCCGCGCTGGTGGAACAGAGCCGCAAGCTGGAGCGGGAGCTCGCCGACGCGAAGAAGGCGCTGGCCCTTGGCGGCGGATCGGGCGCGGCCCCGGTCGGCCCCGAACAGGTCGGCGCGGTCAGCTTCCTCGGCCATGTCATCGATGGCCTCGACCCCAAGGAATTGCGCGGTATCGTGGACGGCAACAAGAAGACGCTCGGCAGCGGCATCTCCGCCGTCCTCGCCGTGGTGGAAGGCCGCGCGACGATCGCGGTCGGCGTGACCGACGATCTGGTCGCCAGCATCAGCGCGGTCGATCTGGTCCGCGTCGGTGTAGAGGCGCTGGGCGGCAAGGGCGGCGGCGGCCGTCCCGATATGGCACAGGGTGGCGGTCCCGACGGCGACAAGGCGCAGGCCGCGATCGATGCAGTCAAGGCGGCGCTCGCCAGCGTCCCGGCCTGA
- a CDS encoding DUF6961 family protein yields MEQDHVVWGAAFMLLKRHEDGAPAVVAARIGELASAGDMEGVEIWKSIAACMGQLMRSPDGSVN; encoded by the coding sequence ATGGAACAGGATCATGTCGTTTGGGGAGCCGCCTTCATGCTCCTTAAACGGCATGAGGATGGTGCGCCTGCCGTGGTCGCGGCCCGGATCGGCGAACTTGCATCAGCTGGTGACATGGAAGGGGTGGAAATCTGGAAATCCATCGCTGCTTGCATGGGCCAGCTAATGCGCTCGCCTGATGGTAGCGTGAATTGA
- a CDS encoding cation:proton antiporter domain-containing protein: MAGAINPNSFSDSLVILGAAGLVIPGFARFRISPVIGFILVGLAVGPAGLGSLVGQYPWLYHVTISNGEAIEPFAELGVILLLFSIGLELSFRRLWTMRAQVFGVGATELIGGALLIAMGLYLLGQPTAGAIGLGLALALSSTAVVLPMVGTQSAVGRAAFSMLLFEDLALVPIIFMLGALAPSVAASPDGAWSEMANTLLKGGITIAVMLVLGRIVLPHIFSQAARTKSPEVFLAASLLVVIVSSLATSIAGLSPIVGALLAGILIAETDYHSEVEVMTAPFKGLALGVFLITVGMSLDIRVILANWPSLVMAVVGVVLAKTLVTSTLLYLSGVRKGVALEVGVLMSSPSETTLIVLSTAAAAQLILPSTAAFWQIVTAIGLTITPLLARIGHDVARRLEMAIGEERIEAAEEHTEAAAVVIGFGRVGRMVCDLLKTHKQRFVVVESDPDIVAEARRLGYPILFGDVARAEMLDRLRLGHARALILTMDDPVLSVRVTQRVRGWVPDLPIIARARDTDHAAQLYRAGASDAVPETLESSLQLAETALVDLGVAMGPVIASIHQMREYLRVGIKDAAQMETAPKLRRLRADEVP; the protein is encoded by the coding sequence ATGGCCGGTGCAATCAATCCCAATAGTTTCAGCGACTCCCTCGTCATCCTGGGCGCGGCGGGGCTTGTCATCCCCGGTTTCGCGCGTTTCCGGATCAGCCCGGTCATCGGCTTCATACTCGTCGGGCTGGCCGTCGGCCCGGCCGGTCTGGGGTCGCTCGTCGGGCAATATCCCTGGCTCTATCATGTCACCATTTCAAACGGCGAGGCGATAGAGCCGTTCGCCGAACTGGGCGTGATCCTGCTGCTCTTTTCCATCGGACTGGAACTGAGTTTCCGGCGATTATGGACGATGCGGGCGCAGGTGTTTGGCGTGGGCGCGACCGAGTTGATCGGCGGCGCGCTGCTGATCGCGATGGGGCTGTATCTGCTCGGGCAGCCGACGGCCGGCGCGATCGGCCTGGGCCTGGCGCTGGCGCTGTCGTCCACGGCGGTGGTGCTGCCGATGGTCGGCACGCAGAGCGCGGTCGGCCGCGCGGCTTTCTCCATGCTGTTGTTCGAAGATCTGGCGCTGGTCCCGATCATCTTCATGCTGGGCGCGCTCGCCCCGTCTGTGGCCGCCAGTCCCGACGGCGCATGGAGCGAGATGGCCAATACATTGTTGAAGGGCGGCATCACCATTGCGGTGATGCTGGTGCTGGGCCGCATCGTCCTGCCCCATATATTCAGCCAGGCGGCGCGCACGAAAAGCCCGGAAGTGTTCCTGGCCGCCAGCCTGCTGGTGGTGATCGTTTCCAGCCTGGCGACGTCGATCGCGGGCCTGTCGCCGATCGTGGGTGCCCTGTTGGCGGGCATATTGATCGCCGAAACGGACTATCACAGCGAAGTGGAAGTGATGACCGCCCCGTTCAAGGGGCTGGCGCTGGGCGTGTTCCTGATCACTGTGGGCATGAGCCTGGACATTCGCGTCATCCTGGCCAACTGGCCCAGCCTGGTGATGGCGGTGGTCGGCGTGGTGCTGGCCAAGACGCTGGTGACATCGACGCTGCTCTACCTGTCGGGCGTGCGCAAGGGGGTGGCGCTGGAGGTCGGGGTGCTGATGTCCAGCCCGTCGGAAACCACGCTGATCGTGCTATCGACCGCCGCGGCGGCGCAACTGATCCTGCCGTCCACCGCCGCCTTTTGGCAGATCGTGACCGCCATTGGCCTGACCATCACGCCGCTGCTGGCGCGGATCGGCCACGACGTCGCCCGGCGACTGGAAATGGCGATCGGCGAGGAGCGGATCGAAGCGGCGGAGGAACATACCGAAGCGGCGGCGGTCGTCATCGGCTTCGGCCGGGTGGGCCGCATGGTGTGCGACCTGCTCAAGACGCACAAGCAGCGCTTCGTCGTGGTCGAATCGGACCCCGACATCGTCGCCGAAGCGCGGCGGTTGGGCTATCCGATCCTGTTCGGCGACGTGGCGCGGGCGGAGATGCTGGACCGTTTGCGTCTGGGCCATGCCAGGGCGTTGATCCTGACGATGGACGATCCGGTCCTGTCGGTGCGCGTGACCCAGCGGGTGCGCGGCTGGGTGCCCGACCTGCCGATCATCGCGCGCGCACGCGACACCGACCATGCGGCGCAACTCTACCGCGCGGGCGCGAGCGATGCGGTGCCCGAGACGCTGGAAAGCTCGCTGCAACTGGCGGAGACGGCGCTGGTCGACCTGGGCGTGGCGATGGGACCGGTGATCGCGTCGATCCACCAGATGCGCGAGTATCTGCGCGTGGGCATCAAGGATGCGGCGCAGATGGAGACCGCGCCCAAGCTGCGGCGGTTGCGAGCGGACGAGGTGCCCTAG
- a CDS encoding helix-turn-helix domain-containing protein — protein sequence MSAIQSAKGGKAHDPRYKDLIDKLVQARKEKGLSQEGLAKTLGRHQQFVSRYETGERRLDVVEFVDIARTLDVSMKVLDAIS from the coding sequence ATGAGCGCAATACAGTCGGCAAAGGGCGGAAAAGCCCACGATCCACGATATAAGGATTTGATCGACAAACTGGTCCAAGCGCGGAAAGAAAAAGGGTTAAGCCAAGAGGGGTTAGCCAAAACTCTTGGTCGCCATCAGCAGTTTGTATCCCGATACGAAACAGGCGAACGCCGTTTAGATGTCGTTGAATTTGTGGACATCGCTCGCACCTTAGATGTCAGCATGAAAGTCTTGGACGCTATCTCATAA
- the tnpC gene encoding IS66 family transposase, which translates to MAESDPSDELVQLRAEVAVVRERAEQAQVKLFVAEAEVAKVWAINADLLARNAHLELMNETMRRDKYGASSERSRRLLGQLELTFEELEANASEAELLGQIAADKTSTVAAFTRKRSTRRDFPADVPREKVVIPAPELCPCCGSDDLSHLPPAITETLERVPARHKVIQTVREKVSCRKCEKISHPPAPFHVTPRGMFGPHFLANLAFQKYGLHQPLNSQRDRLEAEGIPLSLSTLADQIGAICVAVKPLFLLLEAHGLAADRLHADDTTVPLLAKLKTSVARIWDYVRDDRPFGGPAPPVALCYYSSDRRGEHPRAHLAGYTGILQVDRYAGFNALFEEGWADKPMTRANCWVHARREFFKLVDIRQQLKRNKKKGTAPLISPLATEALEIIDRLFAIERDINGKPSAERLAVRQELSAPIVAELEAWMHETRSKLSRHDVVAKAIAYLQNDWAGFTTFLADGRICLSNNAAERQLRSVARGRKAWLFVGSDRGGQRAAMMFSLFGTARLNDVDPLAWFTDVLARIADIPQNRLHELLPWHWKAAQQQAAEEIAA; encoded by the coding sequence ATGGCCGAAAGCGACCCATCCGACGAGCTCGTCCAGCTTCGCGCTGAGGTTGCCGTCGTTCGGGAGCGGGCCGAGCAGGCCCAGGTAAAGCTGTTCGTAGCCGAGGCCGAGGTCGCGAAAGTTTGGGCGATCAACGCTGATCTGCTGGCCCGCAACGCCCACCTCGAACTGATGAACGAGACGATGCGCCGCGACAAATACGGCGCGAGTTCCGAGCGCAGCCGGCGTCTGCTGGGTCAGCTCGAACTCACCTTCGAGGAACTCGAGGCCAATGCCAGCGAGGCCGAACTGCTTGGCCAAATTGCAGCCGACAAGACCAGCACGGTGGCAGCGTTCACCCGCAAGCGTTCCACCCGCCGCGACTTCCCGGCCGACGTGCCGCGCGAGAAGGTCGTTATCCCGGCGCCAGAACTTTGCCCGTGCTGCGGCTCGGACGATCTGAGCCATCTGCCCCCGGCGATCACCGAAACGCTCGAGAGAGTTCCCGCCCGCCACAAGGTGATCCAGACGGTCCGGGAAAAGGTCTCATGCCGTAAGTGCGAGAAGATCAGCCACCCACCGGCACCCTTCCACGTGACGCCGCGCGGGATGTTCGGGCCGCACTTCCTGGCAAACCTGGCCTTCCAGAAGTACGGTCTGCACCAGCCCCTCAATAGCCAGCGTGATCGGCTCGAGGCCGAAGGCATCCCCTTGAGCCTCTCGACGCTCGCGGATCAGATCGGCGCGATCTGCGTGGCGGTGAAACCCCTGTTCCTGCTGCTGGAGGCTCATGGGCTCGCCGCTGACCGCCTGCATGCCGACGACACCACCGTTCCACTTCTGGCCAAACTGAAAACCAGCGTGGCGCGGATATGGGACTATGTGCGCGACGATCGCCCGTTCGGCGGCCCGGCGCCGCCAGTGGCGCTGTGCTACTACTCCAGCGATCGCAGGGGCGAGCATCCGCGCGCCCACCTGGCCGGCTATACCGGTATTCTCCAGGTCGACAGGTATGCCGGCTTCAATGCCCTGTTCGAGGAAGGCTGGGCCGATAAGCCCATGACGCGCGCAAATTGCTGGGTTCATGCACGCCGGGAATTCTTCAAGCTCGTCGACATCCGGCAGCAGCTCAAGCGCAACAAGAAAAAGGGCACCGCGCCGCTCATCTCGCCGCTGGCGACCGAGGCGCTCGAGATCATTGATCGGCTCTTTGCCATCGAGCGCGACATCAACGGCAAGCCTTCCGCCGAGCGCCTGGCCGTTCGCCAGGAGCTGTCCGCTCCGATCGTTGCCGAACTGGAGGCATGGATGCACGAGACGCGCAGCAAGCTCTCTCGTCACGATGTCGTGGCCAAGGCCATCGCCTACCTTCAGAACGACTGGGCGGGCTTCACCACATTCCTCGCCGATGGCCGGATCTGCCTCTCGAACAACGCCGCGGAACGCCAACTGCGCAGCGTTGCTCGGGGAAGAAAAGCCTGGTTGTTTGTGGGCTCAGATCGCGGCGGCCAGCGCGCCGCGATGATGTTCAGCCTGTTCGGCACGGCTCGGCTCAACGACGTTGATCCGCTCGCCTGGTTCACCGACGTCCTCGCCCGGATCGCCGACATCCCACAGAACCGCCTTCACGAACTCCTCCCTTGGCATTGGAAAGCTGCTCAGCAGCAGGCCGCCGAAGAAATCGCCGCCTGA
- the tnpA gene encoding IS66-like element accessory protein TnpA: MGQITVFGGPERRRRWREDERAKILSEAFSPGACVARIARQYDVSTALVYTWRRKAEVQAAASPAEVGFVEAVVLDEADGNQLSSAPAVVVDLPGGRRVNIFASAPPDVAAAVLKALIR, translated from the coding sequence GTGGGTCAGATCACGGTTTTCGGCGGGCCTGAGCGTCGGCGACGCTGGCGTGAGGACGAGCGGGCGAAGATTCTGTCCGAGGCATTCTCACCGGGTGCCTGCGTGGCACGGATAGCCCGGCAGTATGATGTGTCGACGGCGTTGGTTTACACTTGGCGCCGCAAAGCTGAAGTGCAGGCCGCTGCGTCGCCGGCGGAGGTCGGCTTCGTCGAAGCTGTCGTGCTTGACGAGGCAGACGGCAACCAGTTGTCATCTGCGCCAGCTGTTGTGGTGGATTTGCCTGGCGGGCGACGCGTGAACATCTTCGCCTCGGCGCCGCCGGATGTGGCTGCTGCTGTTCTGAAGGCGCTGATCCGATGA
- the tnpB gene encoding IS66 family insertion sequence element accessory protein TnpB (TnpB, as the term is used for proteins encoded by IS66 family insertion elements, is considered an accessory protein, since TnpC, encoded by a neighboring gene, is a DDE family transposase.): MIPVPSGGKVWLALGHTDMRRGMRSLALQVQQSLNKDVHAGDLYVFRGRSGSLCKILWHDGLGMSLYAKRLEKGRFVWPAAKDGTVAISASAMACLLEGIDWRNPQETWRPTQVG, from the coding sequence ATGATCCCGGTCCCGAGCGGCGGTAAGGTCTGGCTCGCGCTAGGGCATACAGACATGCGCCGGGGAATGAGGTCGCTGGCCTTGCAGGTTCAGCAGTCGCTGAACAAGGACGTCCATGCTGGTGACCTTTATGTCTTCCGGGGCCGGAGCGGGTCGCTTTGCAAAATTCTGTGGCATGACGGCCTCGGGATGTCCTTATACGCAAAACGTCTGGAAAAAGGGCGTTTTGTGTGGCCCGCCGCAAAGGACGGGACGGTCGCGATCTCGGCTTCAGCGATGGCTTGCCTGCTCGAGGGCATAGACTGGCGTAACCCTCAGGAGACCTGGCGCCCGACACAGGTTGGCTGA
- a CDS encoding recombinase family protein, giving the protein MSRIAYYRVSTGGQSIEAQRQTLAGPFDKEFADEGVSGATMAAERPGFASLLNYVREGDTLYIAAIDRLGRDALDVQSTVRKLIERGVTVDVLGLGPIGKGVGELIVAVLAQIADMERGRIKERCDAGRSAARASLKATGRTHRGKVSMGRPKAADAAAVATWRKDNAASISKTAAQFGLSDATVKRYCALA; this is encoded by the coding sequence ATGAGCCGCATTGCATATTACCGGGTATCAACGGGCGGGCAGAGCATCGAAGCCCAGCGCCAGACCCTTGCCGGTCCATTCGATAAAGAGTTTGCCGATGAGGGCGTATCAGGTGCGACCATGGCAGCAGAGAGGCCCGGCTTTGCCTCCTTGCTCAATTACGTCCGTGAAGGCGACACTCTTTATATAGCCGCCATCGATCGCCTTGGGCGCGATGCACTTGATGTCCAATCTACCGTCCGCAAGCTTATCGAGCGTGGCGTAACGGTCGATGTTCTCGGCCTTGGCCCCATCGGCAAAGGAGTAGGCGAACTGATTGTCGCCGTACTTGCTCAGATTGCCGACATGGAGCGAGGTAGGATCAAAGAGCGCTGTGATGCAGGCAGAAGCGCCGCTAGGGCGTCCTTAAAAGCCACAGGGCGCACCCATAGAGGCAAGGTAAGTATGGGCAGACCCAAGGCTGCTGATGCTGCTGCTGTAGCAACGTGGCGCAAAGACAACGCGGCTAGCATCAGTAAGACGGCAGCACAGTTCGGTTTGTCTGACGCTACGGTCAAGCGATACTGCGCTTTAGCCTAG
- a CDS encoding nucleoside 2-deoxyribosyltransferase domain-containing protein gives MSLALIGQLCVTAPAIAADAPMAVTVTSPQPLPATHDRARLFLGGSIDMGKASDWQRDMIAALAAERVTILNPRRPDWNPAWKPEASDPNFRSQVEWELAALDSADIIILYFAPGSQSPVSLLEMGLHARSGKLVIFCPDGYWRKGNVDITAERYGAKQLSSFRALMVEVRSRIHGINRALVAD, from the coding sequence TTGTCTTTGGCCCTGATCGGCCAGCTCTGCGTCACGGCGCCTGCCATCGCGGCCGATGCGCCGATGGCCGTGACGGTGACGTCGCCACAGCCTCTGCCAGCGACCCATGACCGCGCTCGCCTGTTCCTCGGCGGCAGTATCGACATGGGCAAGGCGTCCGATTGGCAGCGGGACATGATCGCCGCCCTTGCCGCAGAACGTGTCACCATCCTCAACCCGCGTCGCCCGGACTGGAATCCGGCCTGGAAGCCGGAGGCCAGCGATCCCAACTTCCGCAGCCAGGTGGAATGGGAACTGGCTGCGCTGGATAGCGCGGACATCATCATCCTTTATTTCGCGCCGGGATCGCAAAGTCCGGTCAGCCTGCTAGAAATGGGGTTGCACGCCCGTTCGGGCAAGCTCGTCATCTTCTGCCCGGACGGCTACTGGCGGAAGGGCAATGTGGATATCACGGCGGAGCGCTACGGCGCTAAACAGCTGTCATCCTTCCGCGCATTGATGGTGGAGGTTCGGTCGCGTATCCATGGCATCAATCGCGCCCTGGTGGCGGATTGA